In Verrucomicrobiia bacterium, a genomic segment contains:
- a CDS encoding DUF5666 domain-containing protein gives MKKTKLLLMLGIVTLVYSGTAYSEVIEGKLTQVNQNENILSLSRISPKTKAEETVNMFVTNDTKYKGGAKSLADLEVGNDVRVEANQNNEGKDWRATEVERKSGESSSNGALEDNNILGKIEDLDKSAKTLTVKRDSAQSGQEEKVRLSVNGDTKYNGAESLDKLNDGDRISVEANRKNSSDVWTATEITKR, from the coding sequence ATGAAAAAAACGAAGCTGCTGTTGATGCTGGGGATCGTGACGCTGGTTTATTCGGGAACGGCTTATTCGGAAGTGATCGAGGGCAAATTGACTCAGGTGAATCAGAATGAGAATATCCTGAGCCTGAGCCGCATCAGCCCGAAAACCAAGGCCGAGGAAACCGTGAACATGTTCGTGACGAATGACACGAAGTATAAAGGCGGCGCAAAGTCTCTGGCCGATCTGGAAGTGGGCAATGACGTCCGGGTCGAAGCCAATCAGAACAATGAAGGCAAGGACTGGCGCGCCACGGAGGTGGAGCGCAAGAGCGGGGAATCTTCCTCCAATGGCGCCCTGGAGGACAACAATATCCTGGGCAAGATCGAGGATCTCGACAAAAGCGCGAAAACGCTTACCGTGAAGCGCGATTCGGCGCAGTCGGGCCAGGAAGAAAAAGTCAGGCTTTCCGTGAACGGCGATACGAAATACAACGGCGCCGAATCTTTGGACAAGCTCAATGACGGCGACCGGATCAGCGTCGAAGCCAATAGAAAAAACAGCAGCGACGTCTGGACGGCGACGGAAATTACGAAGAGATAA
- a CDS encoding dihydrofolate reductase family protein yields the protein MGKVRVACFSISLDGYGAGPQQSLNNPLGVRGAELHQWVFPTKNFQEQVLGKTGGTTGLDNDFVIRGFENVGAWILGRNMFGPVRGPWKDDSWKGWWGDEPPYHVPVFVLTHHARAPIEMKGGTIFYFVTGGIEEALKKAKDAAGSKDVRIGGGVSTLRQYLEAGLIDEIHFAVAPVFLGGGENIFTGLDLNKLGYRSVEQVPSENVSHILVKKSK from the coding sequence ATGGGTAAAGTACGTGTCGCATGCTTCAGCATCTCTCTCGACGGCTACGGAGCCGGTCCGCAGCAAAGCCTCAACAATCCTTTGGGCGTCCGCGGCGCGGAGCTTCATCAATGGGTTTTTCCGACGAAGAATTTCCAGGAACAGGTTTTGGGAAAAACAGGCGGTACGACCGGCCTCGACAATGACTTCGTGATCCGCGGTTTTGAAAATGTCGGCGCATGGATTTTAGGGCGCAACATGTTCGGGCCGGTGCGCGGGCCGTGGAAAGACGATTCATGGAAAGGCTGGTGGGGCGACGAGCCGCCGTATCACGTGCCGGTTTTTGTGCTCACGCATCACGCGCGCGCGCCGATCGAGATGAAAGGCGGAACGATTTTTTATTTCGTCACCGGCGGAATCGAAGAAGCCCTTAAAAAAGCCAAGGATGCGGCCGGAAGCAAGGACGTGCGGATCGGCGGAGGGGTTTCCACTTTGAGGCAATACCTCGAGGCCGGGCTGATCGACGAAATCCATTTTGCCGTGGCCCCGGTCTTTCTCGGAGGCGGAGAAAATATCTTTACCGGTCTTGATTTGAACAAATTGGGGTACCGCAGCGTCGAACAGGTGCCGTCGGAAAACGTATCGCATATCCTCGTGAAAAAATCGAAATAA
- a CDS encoding MEDS domain-containing protein, with amino-acid sequence MGADYKSKLQSLAQGHHACLFYKNIEVAIPITIEFIKIGLERNERCLYLADPLTLAALKRQLSHVLDVEREASRGALQLSSERHHLVDGRFDGANMIGLLEKGVKGALKAGFAGLRAAGDVIWELGSDIDMGKLAHYEAVLDKFFTGQKLTGLCQYNCNVFEHDCLCRSLTAHNA; translated from the coding sequence TTGGGCGCTGACTACAAATCCAAACTGCAGTCCCTCGCGCAGGGCCATCACGCCTGCCTCTTTTACAAGAATATCGAAGTCGCCATTCCCATCACCATTGAATTTATCAAGATCGGCCTGGAAAGGAACGAACGCTGTCTGTACCTGGCCGATCCTTTGACGCTGGCCGCTCTGAAACGGCAGTTGAGCCATGTTCTCGATGTCGAGCGCGAAGCCTCGCGCGGCGCGCTGCAGCTGAGTTCCGAGCGCCATCATTTGGTGGACGGGCGTTTTGACGGCGCCAACATGATCGGGCTTTTGGAAAAAGGCGTGAAGGGCGCGCTCAAGGCGGGATTCGCCGGGCTGCGCGCGGCAGGCGACGTGATCTGGGAGCTCGGGTCGGACATCGACATGGGCAAGCTGGCGCATTACGAAGCCGTGCTGGATAAATTTTTCACGGGGCAGAAATTGACCGGGCTTTGTCAGTACAATTGCAACGTCTTCGAGCACGACTGTCTCTGCCGCTCCTTAACGGCGCACAATGCGAT
- a CDS encoding methyltransferase, producing the protein MKTEKELSHGSIMQLGLGFWASKTLLSAVELGLFTELAKGPADAASLAQKLGINLRSAPDFFDALVALGMLGRENGKYRNTEETGWFLDKAKPSYIGGILEMSNNRLYASWGTLTDALRAGKPQKDQAVEDDAFEKMYADAARLKEFLQAMTGISMEIANRIAAQFPWRNYKTFVDVGAAEGCLPVRVATNHPHLTGIGYDLAVVRPLFEEYVNSFGLAGRIRFESGDFFKDPLPKADVVVMGHILHDWNLEQKKILIRKAYDALPTGGAFLVFEALIDDDRSKNAFGLLMSLNMLIETPGGFDYTGADCSRWMKEAGFRETRVEHLVGPDSMVVGIK; encoded by the coding sequence ATGAAAACGGAAAAAGAACTTTCGCACGGCAGCATCATGCAGCTGGGGCTGGGATTCTGGGCCTCGAAGACTTTGCTCTCCGCGGTCGAGCTGGGGCTTTTTACAGAATTGGCCAAGGGGCCGGCGGACGCGGCGTCTCTTGCGCAAAAGCTCGGCATCAACCTGCGCAGCGCCCCGGATTTTTTCGACGCGCTTGTCGCGCTCGGCATGCTCGGCCGCGAAAACGGCAAGTACCGCAACACCGAGGAAACCGGCTGGTTCCTGGACAAGGCCAAGCCTTCCTATATCGGAGGGATTTTGGAGATGTCCAATAACCGGCTTTATGCGTCCTGGGGGACTTTGACCGACGCCCTGCGCGCAGGCAAGCCGCAGAAGGACCAGGCCGTGGAAGATGACGCGTTCGAGAAGATGTACGCGGACGCGGCTCGGCTCAAGGAATTCCTCCAGGCCATGACCGGCATCAGCATGGAAATCGCCAACCGCATTGCCGCGCAGTTTCCCTGGCGGAACTACAAAACGTTCGTGGACGTGGGCGCGGCGGAGGGCTGCCTTCCGGTTCGCGTGGCCACGAACCACCCGCACCTGACGGGAATCGGCTATGATCTGGCTGTGGTGCGGCCGCTTTTTGAAGAGTACGTAAATTCTTTCGGCCTTGCCGGCCGCATCCGGTTCGAGAGCGGCGATTTTTTCAAGGACCCGCTGCCTAAGGCGGACGTGGTGGTGATGGGACACATCCTCCATGACTGGAACCTGGAGCAGAAAAAGATTTTGATCCGCAAGGCCTACGATGCGCTTCCGACGGGCGGCGCGTTTCTCGTGTTCGAGGCGCTGATCGACGATGACCGTTCGAAAAATGCCTTCGGCCTTCTCATGAGCCTCAACATGCTGATCGAAACTCCGGGCGGTTTCGATTATACGGGCGCGGACTGCAGCCGCTGGATGAAAGAAGCGGGCTTCCGCGAAACGCGCGTCGAACATCTCGTGGGGCCCGACTCCATGGTCGTCGGCATTAAGTAA
- a CDS encoding YciI family protein, producing MRFMVIVKAGKNSEAGVLPSPQLLAEMGKYNEELMKAGIMQAGEGLQATSKGARVKFSGDKRTVAHGPFPLTNDTTAGFWIWKCKSLQEAIDWVKKCPNPMPGEEAEIEIRQIFEAEDFE from the coding sequence ATGCGTTTCATGGTGATCGTGAAGGCCGGCAAAAATTCGGAAGCGGGAGTCCTGCCCAGCCCGCAGCTGCTCGCGGAAATGGGGAAGTATAATGAAGAGCTGATGAAAGCCGGGATCATGCAGGCCGGGGAAGGTCTTCAGGCCACGTCTAAAGGCGCGCGCGTGAAGTTCTCGGGCGACAAGCGCACGGTGGCGCACGGGCCGTTCCCGCTGACGAACGATACGACCGCCGGCTTTTGGATTTGGAAATGCAAGTCGCTTCAGGAAGCCATCGATTGGGTCAAAAAATGCCCCAATCCTATGCCCGGCGAAGAAGCCGAAATCGAAATCCGGCAGATCTTCGAGGCGGAGGACTTCGAATAA